In Providencia rettgeri, the following proteins share a genomic window:
- the rpmA gene encoding 50S ribosomal protein L27 produces MAHKKAGGSTRNGRDSEAKRLGVKRFGGEAVLAGSIIVRQRGTKFHAGNNVGCGRDHTLFALADGKVKFEVKGPNNRKFISIEAE; encoded by the coding sequence ATGGCACACAAAAAGGCTGGTGGTTCGACTCGTAACGGTCGTGACTCAGAAGCAAAACGTTTAGGTGTTAAACGTTTTGGTGGTGAAGCTGTATTAGCAGGTAGCATCATCGTTCGTCAACGTGGTACTAAGTTCCACGCAGGTAACAACGTAGGTTGTGGCCGTGACCACACTCTGTTCGCATTAGCGGACGGTAAAGTTAAATTTGAAGTTAAAGGTCCAAACAATCGTAAATTTATCAGCATCGAAGCTGAATAA
- a CDS encoding DNA-binding protein, which translates to MKKLWFTAKELAGLEGLPTSPQGINLMARREGWKNRRKRGVQGKAVEYYFESLPGEIQGQLSLHEPSVIYQSQRTDALQIWSEAYYQLTESERNKIVKYILRYGLSSLLAQIDEEDKGEK; encoded by the coding sequence ATGAAAAAATTGTGGTTCACTGCCAAAGAATTAGCTGGGTTAGAAGGACTCCCGACATCTCCTCAGGGAATTAACCTAATGGCAAGACGAGAAGGTTGGAAAAACCGCCGTAAAAGAGGGGTACAGGGTAAAGCCGTTGAGTATTATTTTGAAAGCTTACCGGGAGAAATCCAAGGGCAGCTTAGCTTACATGAGCCTTCGGTAATTTACCAAAGCCAAAGAACAGATGCATTGCAAATTTGGTCGGAAGCGTATTATCAACTGACAGAGTCCGAGCGCAATAAAATAGTCAAATATATCCTGCGTTATGGCTTATCGTCACTACTTGCTCAAATCGATGAAGAAGACAAAGGGGAAAAATAA
- a CDS encoding helix-turn-helix domain-containing protein: MILRKSDWHPADIIAALRKRGTTLAAISREAGLSSSTLANALSRPWPKGEWIIANFLAIHPAEIWPSRYYDPITGDLLERKVRVKAPVED; the protein is encoded by the coding sequence ATGATTTTACGGAAATCGGACTGGCACCCTGCAGATATCATTGCTGCTTTACGTAAACGTGGAACAACACTTGCTGCAATTTCACGTGAGGCTGGACTAAGCTCTTCAACGTTAGCTAATGCACTATCACGCCCTTGGCCTAAAGGGGAATGGATCATTGCAAATTTCTTAGCCATTCACCCTGCTGAAATTTGGCCAAGTCGTTATTACGACCCAATTACGGGGGATTTATTAGAAAGAAAAGTCAGAGTTAAAGCACCAGTGGAAGATTAG
- the ispB gene encoding octaprenyl diphosphate synthase, translating into MNLESIIELTTEDMSAVNEAILSQLNSDVALINQLGYYIVSGGGKRIRPMIAVLAGRSLGYSGHKHTQVAALIEFIHTATLLHDDVVDESDMRRGKQTANAVFGNAASVLVGDFIYTRSFQMMTDLDSMRVLKLMSEATNVIAEGEVLQLMNCNDPNITEESYMQVIYSKTARLFEAAAHASAILANATPAQEKALQDYGRYIGTAFQLIDDLLDYDADNTQLGKNTGDDLDEGKPTLPLLHAMQNGNEEESALIRQAIEQGNGRHLLDTVLATMKRCGSLEYTYARAQEEAQKAIDALNVIEDSIYKDALIGLAYIAIQRHS; encoded by the coding sequence ATGAATTTAGAATCTATCATTGAACTGACAACTGAGGATATGTCAGCGGTAAACGAAGCCATCCTCAGTCAATTGAATTCGGATGTTGCACTCATTAATCAGCTTGGTTATTACATCGTCAGTGGTGGCGGTAAAAGGATCCGGCCGATGATCGCAGTGCTTGCAGGTCGATCTTTAGGCTACTCGGGTCATAAACATACTCAAGTTGCTGCATTGATCGAGTTCATTCATACCGCAACGCTGCTACATGATGACGTCGTTGATGAGTCCGATATGCGTCGTGGAAAACAAACTGCAAATGCGGTTTTTGGTAATGCAGCGAGTGTCCTCGTGGGTGATTTTATTTACACTCGATCATTCCAGATGATGACGGATCTCGATTCAATGCGGGTGCTAAAACTGATGTCTGAAGCGACGAATGTGATCGCTGAAGGGGAAGTTTTACAGTTGATGAACTGCAACGATCCCAATATTACTGAAGAAAGCTACATGCAAGTGATCTACAGTAAAACTGCACGTCTTTTTGAAGCAGCCGCCCACGCATCTGCGATTTTAGCGAATGCAACACCGGCACAAGAAAAAGCGCTACAAGATTATGGTCGCTATATTGGTACCGCTTTTCAGTTAATTGACGATCTTCTCGATTATGATGCCGACAATACTCAATTGGGGAAAAATACGGGTGATGATTTAGATGAGGGTAAGCCTACACTTCCCCTACTTCACGCTATGCAAAATGGTAATGAAGAAGAGTCCGCGTTGATCCGCCAAGCGATTGAGCAAGGCAATGGGCGCCACCTGTTAGATACGGTTCTGGCAACCATGAAACGCTGTGGTTCCCTTGAATATACCTATGCAAGAGCCCAAGAAGAAGCACAAAAAGCGATTGATGCCTTGAATGTAATTGAAGATTCAATTTATAAAGATGCATTGATCGGCTTAGCTTATATTGCAATCCAACGCCATTCTTAG
- a CDS encoding DNA-binding protein produces MYKEWLTAKELVGLQGLPMTTQGINAMARRENWVNRKRRGIQGKALEYHISSLPIDIFESQFANETSPPYQAKRNDNAFIWQEAYNQLSSQERDIILTFIMREGALALINLINNK; encoded by the coding sequence ATGTACAAGGAATGGCTAACGGCAAAAGAGTTGGTTGGGTTACAAGGGCTTCCCATGACAACCCAAGGTATTAATGCTATGGCAAGGCGTGAAAACTGGGTCAACCGTAAAAGAAGAGGTATTCAAGGTAAAGCGCTGGAATACCATATAAGTTCTTTACCTATCGATATTTTTGAAAGTCAGTTTGCTAACGAAACCTCACCACCTTATCAAGCAAAACGAAATGATAATGCCTTTATTTGGCAAGAGGCTTATAACCAGCTTTCCAGCCAAGAACGAGACATTATCCTGACATTTATTATGCGCGAAGGGGCATTAGCGCTAATAAATTTAATTAATAATAAATAA
- the rplU gene encoding 50S ribosomal protein L21: MYAVFQSGGKQHRVSEGQTVRLEKLDIATGETVEFDQVLMVANGDEIQIGAPVVEGVKVKAEVVAHGRGEKVKIVKFRRRKHSRKQQGHRQWFTDVKITVIA; this comes from the coding sequence ATGTACGCGGTTTTCCAAAGTGGTGGTAAACAACACCGAGTTAGCGAAGGTCAAACTGTCCGCCTAGAAAAGCTGGACATCGCAACAGGTGAAACTGTTGAATTTGATCAAGTTCTAATGGTTGCTAATGGCGATGAGATCCAAATCGGTGCTCCTGTCGTTGAAGGCGTTAAAGTGAAAGCGGAAGTGGTTGCACACGGTCGTGGCGAAAAAGTTAAAATCGTCAAGTTCCGTCGTCGTAAACATAGCCGTAAACAACAGGGTCATCGTCAGTGGTTCACTGATGTTAAGATCACTGTCATCGCTTAA
- the argR gene encoding transcriptional regulator ArgR: MRTPSKQEDLVKAFKALLKEEKFSSQAEIVTALQEEGFENINQSKISRMLTKFGAVRTRNAKMEMVYCLPTEPGVPTATSPLKNLVLDIDYNPSVVVIRTSPGAAQLIARLLDSLGKAEGILGSIAGDDTIFSTPANNFTTKELYEAILALFEQEL; this comes from the coding sequence ATGCGCACTCCGTCTAAACAAGAAGACTTGGTTAAGGCTTTTAAAGCCCTACTTAAAGAAGAAAAATTTAGCTCGCAAGCTGAGATCGTCACAGCTTTGCAAGAAGAAGGCTTCGAAAATATTAACCAATCAAAAATTTCCAGAATGCTTACCAAATTTGGTGCTGTTCGCACCCGTAATGCAAAAATGGAAATGGTATATTGCCTACCTACAGAGCCTGGTGTCCCTACCGCTACCAGTCCACTCAAAAACTTGGTTTTGGATATAGACTATAACCCTTCTGTTGTCGTGATCAGAACGAGTCCTGGTGCTGCACAGCTTATTGCACGTTTGTTAGATTCATTAGGTAAAGCAGAAGGAATTTTAGGTAGTATTGCTGGTGATGATACTATCTTCTCAACACCCGCCAACAATTTCACCACAAAAGAATTATATGAAGCGATTTTAGCGTTATTTGAACAAGAGCTTTAA
- a CDS encoding DUF6122 family protein yields MLFDIFRNIIHYGFHFLMPIAFGYLFWRKNWKLAALIMIATMAIDLDHLLADPIFDPERCGIGFHPLHSFWAAVVYVVLLFMPSWKLKAIAVGCLFHLFTDSLDCYMGSLKKEMNSPITLSFITEPHSLSTPNIKKPSNHKDHWVIEYIANKA; encoded by the coding sequence TTGCTATTTGATATTTTCCGTAACATCATACACTACGGTTTTCACTTCCTAATGCCAATTGCCTTTGGTTACCTATTTTGGCGAAAAAATTGGAAACTAGCGGCCCTGATAATGATTGCTACGATGGCTATCGATTTAGATCATCTGCTAGCTGACCCAATTTTCGACCCAGAGCGCTGTGGCATTGGTTTCCACCCACTCCATTCCTTTTGGGCTGCGGTTGTCTATGTCGTATTATTATTCATGCCATCATGGAAACTCAAAGCGATTGCGGTTGGCTGCTTGTTCCACCTTTTCACTGATTCACTAGATTGTTATATGGGAAGTTTAAAAAAAGAGATGAATAGCCCAATAACATTAAGTTTCATCACAGAACCACACTCATTAAGTACGCCAAACATAAAAAAACCCAGCAATCATAAGGATCACTGGGTAATCGAGTATATCGCTAATAAAGCTTAA
- the mdh gene encoding malate dehydrogenase has protein sequence MKVAVLGAAGGIGQALALLLKNQLPAGSELSLYDIAPVTPGVAADLSHIPTDVKVTGFAGEDAKPALKGADIVLISAGVARKPGMDRSDLFNINAGIVRNLIQQIAETCPKALIGIITNPVNTTVAIAAEVLKKAGVYDKNRLFGVTTLDIIRSNTFVAELKGKNVNDIEVPVIGGHSGVTILPLLSQIEGVSFTDEEVAALTKRIQNAGTEVVEAKAGGGSATLSMGQAAARLGLSLIRGLQGESNVVECVYTEGDGEYARFFAQPVVLGRNGIEKHLPIGKLSAFEEKALKDMLDVLKADIELGEKFING, from the coding sequence ATGAAAGTTGCAGTCCTAGGTGCAGCAGGTGGTATCGGTCAGGCTCTCGCCCTTCTTCTCAAAAACCAGCTCCCAGCAGGTTCAGAACTCTCCCTCTACGACATCGCACCAGTCACTCCAGGTGTTGCTGCTGACTTAAGCCATATCCCAACTGATGTTAAAGTGACAGGCTTTGCCGGCGAAGATGCAAAACCTGCATTGAAAGGTGCTGACATTGTTCTTATTTCTGCGGGTGTCGCACGTAAACCAGGCATGGATCGTTCTGACTTATTTAACATCAATGCGGGTATCGTCCGTAATCTGATCCAACAAATTGCTGAAACCTGTCCTAAAGCATTGATCGGTATTATCACTAACCCAGTGAATACCACCGTTGCTATCGCTGCGGAAGTCCTGAAAAAAGCAGGCGTATACGATAAAAACCGTTTATTCGGTGTGACGACATTAGATATCATTCGTTCTAATACATTTGTTGCTGAGCTAAAAGGCAAAAATGTTAATGATATCGAAGTGCCTGTAATTGGTGGCCACTCTGGTGTGACTATCCTGCCACTGTTATCTCAAATTGAAGGTGTTAGCTTCACTGATGAAGAAGTTGCAGCGTTAACTAAACGCATTCAAAATGCAGGTACAGAAGTCGTTGAAGCGAAAGCGGGTGGTGGGTCTGCAACTTTATCGATGGGCCAAGCTGCTGCACGTTTAGGCTTATCGTTAATTCGTGGTCTCCAAGGTGAAAGCAATGTGGTTGAATGTGTTTACACTGAAGGTGATGGTGAATATGCTCGCTTCTTTGCACAACCAGTCGTTTTAGGCAGAAACGGTATCGAAAAACATTTACCAATTGGTAAATTAAGTGCATTTGAAGAAAAAGCGCTGAAAGACATGCTAGATGTATTAAAAGCAGATATCGAATTAGGTGAAAAATTCATTAATGGCTAA